The following proteins are encoded in a genomic region of Gouania willdenowi chromosome 6, fGouWil2.1, whole genome shotgun sequence:
- the coa6 gene encoding cytochrome c oxidase assembly factor 6 homolog — MATAAPNSAERKTCWDARDLLWKCLDDNHDNVSACQKFHNEFEAKCPAQWVKYFTKRRDFLKYKEKMETEGFTPADGPQGAS, encoded by the exons ATGGCGACAGCAGCTCCAAACTCCGCTGAGAGAAAAACCTGCTGGGATGCTCGAGACCTTCTGTGGAAATGTTTAGATGACAATCATGACAACGTTTCAGCTTGTCAGAAGTTCCACAACGAGTTTGAGGCAAAGTGTCCGGCTCAGTGG GTGAAATATTTCACAAAGAGGAGagactttttaaaatacaaggAGAAGATGGAAACAGAAGGATTTACACCAGCTGACGGCCCTCAGGGGGCTTCATAA